From the genome of Bordetella sp. H567, one region includes:
- the cpaB gene encoding Flp pilus assembly protein CpaB yields MFDRIPQRWLMAAVTVTAGVFAAWAARQHIQGRIAQIEAEARVATVSRLVAAYDLAAGTRLDEAYVAVRDIPAQWAPSDALAPEDFAAHTYNVLAHSLRRGDPILRSHLAPMKAAPLSSRVPAGRRAITIPVDDINSLSGMLQAGDLLDLYVSFEHGRRQITAPLLQGVLVLATGREGDGEEAATAPFSTITLDAGPEDAVKLVAARQAGRITAILRHHRDADTNPTAARGDLAALLGIAGADDTPPRAVQVLYGDRPYGDTPDARHADDDRRADSGLFDADVPGEVVSAGRSRSGAASRPDHRGRVRP; encoded by the coding sequence ATGTTCGACCGTATTCCGCAGCGTTGGCTGATGGCGGCCGTCACGGTGACGGCGGGTGTGTTCGCGGCATGGGCGGCGCGGCAGCACATACAAGGCCGCATCGCGCAGATCGAAGCCGAGGCGAGGGTGGCCACCGTTTCACGGCTGGTCGCCGCCTATGACCTTGCGGCCGGCACGCGGCTGGACGAGGCATATGTCGCCGTCCGCGATATCCCCGCGCAATGGGCGCCGAGCGACGCCCTGGCGCCGGAAGACTTTGCCGCGCATACCTACAACGTGCTGGCGCATTCCCTGCGTCGCGGAGACCCCATCCTGCGTTCGCATCTGGCTCCCATGAAGGCCGCTCCCTTGTCGTCGCGCGTGCCGGCGGGACGCCGCGCGATCACGATTCCGGTGGACGATATCAATTCGCTCTCGGGCATGCTGCAGGCTGGCGATCTGCTGGATCTTTACGTCTCGTTCGAACACGGCCGTCGCCAGATTACGGCGCCCTTGCTGCAAGGCGTGCTGGTGCTGGCCACCGGCCGAGAAGGCGACGGCGAGGAGGCCGCGACGGCGCCGTTTTCCACCATCACCCTGGACGCGGGACCGGAAGACGCGGTGAAGCTCGTCGCGGCCCGGCAGGCCGGCCGTATCACCGCCATCCTGCGGCACCATCGCGATGCAGATACCAACCCCACGGCCGCCCGCGGGGACCTTGCCGCGCTGCTGGGCATCGCCGGCGCGGACGATACCCCGCCGCGCGCGGTACAGGTGCTGTATGGGGACCGGCCTTACGGTGATACGCCGGATGCCCGTCATGCCGATGACGACCGGCGTGCGGACTCCGGCCTGTTCGATGCCGACGTGCCGGGCGAGGTCGTCAGCGCGGGGCGCTCGCGGTCAGGCGCGGCATCCAGGCCGGATCATCGTGGGCGGGTGCGGCCTTGA
- a CDS encoding type II and III secretion system protein family protein yields the protein MALRARRGIRQWVRRPAQVVLLAVAAGGPSAPACAAQVLTMEVGETRVLAHPGVSRVAVGHGEVLQAVPVDAAEVIVFARTEGETSLHVWARKKRSAYTVRVAPARSRSVRAEVDALLARIPGARGQAVGDQIVIEGNDLSDADHARIAALAQRYPQVLDFTGKVGWDRMVLLDVKVVELPRSRLTELGVRWDGASQGGLTAGWALDAAASGRLAERPGESPVSTALRAAPGVGYVGMNMLLSSRLNLLAQNGEATVLAQPQLLARSGSTAEFLAGGEVPYATVDKDGNASTLFKPYGVSLRITPTIASSGTVRSRIEVEASAVDASVTANGGPALKTRRASTEFNVRSGRTLVIGGFLSRERNVESNGLPGLRDIPLLGALFGARREQYKETELAIFVTPVVVSEDHMSMQTTASRAQQHLQDAFPATTRMLMSEPGGREAATDGAWDPYRGAGSQWATPLPRRGANQYDFKD from the coding sequence ATTGCGCTGCGGGCGCGCCGAGGGATACGGCAATGGGTTCGGCGGCCCGCGCAGGTCGTGCTGCTGGCCGTGGCCGCGGGGGGCCCGTCAGCGCCGGCGTGCGCGGCCCAGGTGCTGACGATGGAGGTCGGTGAAACGCGTGTGTTGGCGCACCCGGGTGTCAGCCGCGTCGCGGTGGGCCATGGCGAAGTGCTGCAGGCCGTTCCCGTGGATGCCGCCGAGGTCATCGTATTCGCGCGGACCGAGGGTGAAACGTCGCTGCACGTATGGGCGCGCAAGAAGCGCAGCGCCTATACCGTGCGTGTCGCACCGGCACGGTCGCGCAGCGTGCGCGCGGAAGTCGATGCGCTGCTTGCGCGCATCCCGGGCGCGCGTGGCCAGGCGGTGGGGGACCAGATCGTCATCGAAGGCAACGATCTCTCGGACGCCGACCACGCGCGCATCGCGGCACTGGCGCAACGCTATCCCCAGGTGCTGGATTTCACGGGCAAGGTGGGTTGGGACCGCATGGTGCTGCTGGACGTCAAGGTAGTGGAATTGCCGCGCTCGCGCCTGACGGAACTGGGAGTACGGTGGGACGGCGCGAGCCAGGGCGGCCTGACGGCGGGATGGGCTCTGGATGCCGCGGCGTCCGGGCGATTGGCCGAACGGCCGGGTGAATCTCCCGTGTCCACGGCGCTGCGCGCGGCGCCGGGCGTCGGCTACGTCGGCATGAACATGCTGCTTTCATCGCGCTTGAACCTGTTGGCGCAAAACGGCGAGGCCACCGTGCTGGCCCAGCCCCAGTTGCTGGCGCGCAGCGGGTCGACGGCGGAGTTTCTCGCCGGCGGGGAAGTGCCGTATGCCACCGTGGACAAGGACGGTAATGCGTCCACGCTGTTCAAGCCCTATGGCGTGTCCTTGCGGATTACGCCGACGATCGCGTCCAGCGGTACGGTGCGTTCGCGCATCGAGGTGGAAGCCAGTGCGGTGGACGCGTCGGTCACTGCCAACGGAGGGCCGGCCCTGAAGACGCGCCGCGCGTCGACGGAGTTCAATGTGCGCTCAGGCCGGACCTTGGTGATCGGCGGCTTTCTTTCACGCGAGCGCAACGTGGAGTCCAACGGCCTGCCGGGCTTGCGCGATATCCCGCTCCTGGGGGCGCTGTTCGGCGCGCGGCGTGAACAGTACAAGGAAACGGAATTGGCCATCTTCGTCACCCCCGTCGTGGTGTCGGAGGACCACATGTCCATGCAAACGACGGCTTCGCGTGCACAACAGCACTTGCAAGACGCTTTCCCCGCGACGACCCGCATGCTGATGTCCGAGCCGGGCGGCCGGGAAGCGGCCACCGATGGCGCATGGGATCCCTATCGAGGCGCGGGCTCGCAATGGGCGACGCCGTTGCCGCGCCGCGGTGCCAACCAATACGATTTCAAGGATTGA